The DNA window TATTCCTGCCATGCTTATAGGCGTATTATATGCCAATATAATGGGCAAAAGAATATATATTGAACCAGAACCAGAATTAAGCGATGTCGAGACAGAGGAAAGAACTAAGAAAGCTCCTTCGACTTTTAATTCTTTCATGCCCATAGTTGTGCCTATCATATTGATTCTTTTAAAATCAATTTCTGATTTCCCAACCAGACCTTTTGGGGATAGCGCTGTTAGAAGCTTTTTTGGGTTCGTTGGTAATCCGGTAATCGCTCTTTTAATAGGAGTTTTAATAGTTTTCACTTTACCCAAAAAATTAGATAAAAAGATGCTTTCTTCAAGTGGTTGGGTAGGTGAAGGATTGTTGAATGCAGCATCTATTATTTTGATAACAGGAGCTGGGGGTGCATTTGGAAGAGTCCTTCAAAATTCAGGAATTGCAAATGTATTAGGCGAAGGTTTAGCAACAGCTAATTTAGGTATCTGGCTGCCTTTTATCGTAGCTGCAGCGATTAAATCAGCTCAAGGATCTTCAACTGTTGCTATAATAACTACTGCATCGTTAATGGCACCATTGATGGGCTCTCTTGGTTTGACTACACCTGCTGCAATAGCATTGTCTGTGGTTGCCATTGGAGCTGGATCTATGGTGGTATCTCATGCTAACGATAGTTATTTCTGGGTTGTTTCACAATTTTCTAGAATGAGTGTCAATCAAGCTTATAGGCTTCAAACCCTGGGGACATTGTTAGAAGGAGTCACCGCAGCAATTGTTATATGGATTATAAGTTTAATGATATTGTAAGGAGTTGATTGTTTGAAAAATTTACGTGAAGATGCCTTTAGGATAATAAAAGGGTCAATAGACTTTGTTTTGCCAGAAAAAGCGGTTCAGCAAGAACTTGAGAAGTTGAGTTTAGATGATAATATTCATATAGTTGCTATAGGTAAAGCTGCTTGGAGGATGGCTAAAGCAGCAAAAGATTTCTTAAAGGATAAGGTAAAAGATGGAATAGTTATAACAAAACATGGCCATTCTCAAGGAACTATAGAAGGGCTCCAAATATATGAAGCAGGTCACCCTATTCCAGATGAAAATACTATAAAAGCCACAAAGAAAGCTATAGAATTGGTACAAAATTTACGCGAAGACGATGTGGTATTATTTCTTGTTTCCGGAGGAGGGTCAGCCCTTTTTGAGCTTCCCGCTGATGATCTTACTTTAGAAAACATAAAAAATGTAACAGATATGTTGTTAAAATCCGGGGCAAATATAGTGGAAATAAATACAGTTAGGAAACATCTCTCTAGAGTTAAAGGGGGGAATTTTGCAAAGTTAGTAGAACCTGCAAAAATATATTCTCTTGTTTTATCTGATGTGTTAGGGGACAGATTGGATAGCATAGCATCTGGTCCTGCATACCCTGACTCTACCACCATCAAAGATGTGGAAAAAATAATAAAAAAGTATGACTTACAACTCTCAGAAGAAATCTTACAAACTCTAAAAAAAGAGACTCCAAAACATCTAAACAACGTTGAAACAAGGATTATAGGTAGTGTAACTAAGGTTTGTGAAAGTGCTGCCAAGATTGCTCAAAGTTTGGGATATAATACTATGATTTTAACAACTACCCTTGATTGTGAAGCAAAAGAAGCGGGCTCGTTTTTA is part of the Petrotoga sibirica DSM 13575 genome and encodes:
- a CDS encoding GntP family permease encodes the protein MGIWLIILLILSVIFIIFATARLTLHPFLVLLFTAVLFGIFSGMSLIEIVDSITGGFGGTLGSIGIVIAAGTIIGTFLEKSGGAFKMAEATLKLTGEKRVPLAMAIIGYIVSIPVFCDSGFVILSPLNRAVTKRAKFSLAATGLALSLGLYATHTMVPPTPGPIAAAGILGADLGMVILIGLIVSIPAMLIGVLYANIMGKRIYIEPEPELSDVETEERTKKAPSTFNSFMPIVVPIILILLKSISDFPTRPFGDSAVRSFFGFVGNPVIALLIGVLIVFTLPKKLDKKMLSSSGWVGEGLLNAASIILITGAGGAFGRVLQNSGIANVLGEGLATANLGIWLPFIVAAAIKSAQGSSTVAIITTASLMAPLMGSLGLTTPAAIALSVVAIGAGSMVVSHANDSYFWVVSQFSRMSVNQAYRLQTLGTLLEGVTAAIVIWIISLMIL
- a CDS encoding glycerate kinase type-2 family protein, with amino-acid sequence MKNLREDAFRIIKGSIDFVLPEKAVQQELEKLSLDDNIHIVAIGKAAWRMAKAAKDFLKDKVKDGIVITKHGHSQGTIEGLQIYEAGHPIPDENTIKATKKAIELVQNLREDDVVLFLVSGGGSALFELPADDLTLENIKNVTDMLLKSGANIVEINTVRKHLSRVKGGNFAKLVEPAKIYSLVLSDVLGDRLDSIASGPAYPDSTTIKDVEKIIKKYDLQLSEEILQTLKKETPKHLNNVETRIIGSVTKVCESAAKIAQSLGYNTMILTTTLDCEAKEAGSFLAAIVREEKERERPLNTPCAIILGGETVVHVRGNGKGGRNQELVLSAARGIKGYQGVLIASVGTDGTDGPTDAAGGIVDGETVNRLQGKGIDVENVLNDNDSYHALQSIDGLVITGPTGTNVNDLTFILCN